From the Musa acuminata AAA Group cultivar baxijiao chromosome BXJ3-7, Cavendish_Baxijiao_AAA, whole genome shotgun sequence genome, one window contains:
- the LOC135643508 gene encoding E3 ubiquitin-protein ligase RDUF1-like, with translation MAMASSYWCYRCSRFVRVWPQDAIVCPNCDGGFLEEVGSPPPRLFPAAEPRRRRVPSTDAHALGGDWSAAAAAPRHTSELRFRRNRRTSAGNRFHFNPVIVLRGPSEGGARDADRATTTSFELYYDDGTGSGLRPLPESISDFLMGSGFDRLLEQLAQIEINGIGRGRGCEHPPASKTAIESMPTVEIVDDHIGRDCHCAICMDAFELGTEAREMPCKHIYHQDCILPWLSLRNSCPVCRHELPTDVQAQGATGAEGDEQAAAAGNEEETVGLTIWRLPGGGFAVGRFSGGRRAGEREFPVVYTEMDGGFNSSGAPRRISWSSTSSRSRGSGGIGRAIRNFFSSFRLSRSASSSSRPSSASHPASSHRHGSGSFLRRRSRNRSTNWDDNANVIA, from the coding sequence ATGGCGATGGCGTCGTCCTACTGGTGCTATCGATGTAGCCGATTCGTCCGGGTGTGGCCGCAGGATGCTATCGTTTGCCCCAACTGCGACGGCGGcttcctcgaggaggtgggcagcCCTCCTCCCCGCCTTTTCCCCGCCGCTGAGCCCCGCCGGCGCCGGGTGCCCTCCACCGACGCTCACGCGCTTGGCGGTGACTGGTCCGCGGCGGCCGCCGCGCCCCGCCACACCTCGGAGCTCAGGTTCCGTCGAAACCGCCGCACGTCCGCCGGCAACCGCTTCCACTTTAATCCGGTTATCGTCCTCCGCGGCCCGTCCGAGGGCGGCGCCCGCGACGCGGATCGAGCCACCACCACCAGCTTCGAGCTCTACTACGACGACGGTACCGGATCCGGCCTCCGCCCCTTGCCGGAAAGCATCTCGGATTTCCTAATGGGCTCGGGCTTCGACCGCCTGCTCGAGCAGCTCGCCCAGATCGAGATCAACGGCATCGGTCGAGGAAGGGGGTGCGAGCACCCGCCAGCATCGAAGACCGCCATCGAGTCGATGCCTACCGTAGAGATCGTCGACGACCATATCGGGAGAGACTGCCATTGCGCCATCTGCATGGACGCGTTCGAGCTTGGGACCGAGGCCCGGGAGATGCCCTGCAAGCACATCTATCATCAAGATTGCATCTTGCCATGGCTTTCGCTCCGGAACTCATGCCCCGTTTGCCGCCATGAGCTGCCGACGGACGTGCAAGCACAGGGTGCGACGGGGGCAGAAGGAGATGAGCAGGCGGCGGCTGCCGGGAACGAGGAGGAGACAGTCGGGCTGACGATATGGCGACTTCCAGGTGGGGGGTTTGCCGTGGGGAGGTTCTCAGGTGGTAGGAGAGCCGGGGAACGAGAGTTTCCGGTGGTGTACACCGAGATGGATGGTGGGTTCAACAGCAGCGGAGCTCCAAGAAGGATCTCGTGGTCCTCGACAAGTAGTCGGTCGAGGGGGAGCGGAGGAATTGGTCGAGCTATCCGCAATTTCTTCTCGTCCTTCAGGCTGTCACGTTCGGCTTCATCTTCTTCGCGGCCGAGCTCAGCATCTCATCCTGCGTCGTCTCACAGGCACGGAAGTGGTTCATTTCTAAGGAGGCGATCGAGGAATCGATCCACCAATTGGGATGACAACGCCAATGTGATTGCTTGA
- the LOC135642112 gene encoding probable WRKY transcription factor 49, translating to MMQTEEPDEAEINWLDSSAGELMRELLEEDDDDETSATIISHESSIVNKLISTVYSGPTIRDVESALSTTLGAGDSSCRVSVPEKSTGKMDSKYTLRMKICGNGVADDGYKWRKYGQKSIKNSPNPRSYYRCTNPRCNAKKQVERSLEDPEMLIVTYEGLHLHYTSHFLLPRPQDLFTAACHAAKKPKLQSTDLHAEVPDCVPPEPTVHSPSMLLMQQSQAEARSLVEGLDQSKDTTDDSLRHGLDEDVMQRSQGLLEDIVPLLVRKPCNSTIYSYGNNLLSHESPPSSSTISWSPSSPCLDVGIFSSIL from the exons ATGATGCAGACGGAGGAGCCGGATGAGGCAGAGATCAACTGGCTCGACTCTTCTGCAGGGGAGCTGATGAGGGAGCTCCtggaggaggatgatgatgatgagacgaGCGCTACCATCATCTCCCACGAATCGTCCATCGTCAACAAGCTCATCTCCACTGTCTACTCCGGTCCGACGATCCGCGACGTGGAAAGTGCACTCTCCACGACCCTTGGAGCTGGGGATTCCAGTTGCAG GGTTTCTGTGCCGGAGAAGAGCACCGGGAAGATGGACAGCAAGTACACACTTCGGATGAAGATATGTGGGAATGGGGTCGCCGATGATGGTTATAAGTGGAGGAAGTATGGCCAGAAATCCATCAAGAACAGTCCTAATCCGAG GAGTTACTACAGGTGCACAAACCCAAGGTGCAATGCCAAGAAGCAAGTGGAGAGGTCCTTGGAAGATCCAGAGATGCTCATTGTAACCTATGAAGGTCTCCACCTCCACTACACCTCACACTTCCTCCTGCCTCGGCCCCAGGATCTCTTCACTGCTGCCTGTCATGCTGCAAAGAAGCCAAAACTCCAATCCACTGACCTTCATGCTGAGGTGCCAGATTGTGTTCCACCGGAACCTACGGTGCACAGCCCATCCATGTTGTTGATGCAGCAATCACAGGCTGAAGCACGAAGCCTGGTGGAAGGACTTGATCAGAGCAAAGACACCACAGATGACAGTTTGCGGCATGGGCTCGATGAGGATGTCATGCAGAGATCACAAGGCCTGCTGGAAGATATTGTGCCTTTGCTGGTAAGAAAGCCATGCAACTCAACCATCTACTCATATGGCAACAATCTCTTGTCACATGAATCTCCTCCATCTTCTTCTACCATTTCTTGGAGCCCCAGCTCTCCCTGCCTTGATGTGGGTATATTTTCCAGCATCTTGTGA
- the LOC103991705 gene encoding zinc transporter 1 — MRARQQSVMASTTMKAGPRWAILLALLLPLLSSQVYGHGGGDDTDSGDQPVNLRAKGLVAVKIWCLVILLVSTFAGGVSPYFFRWNESFLLMGTQFAGGVFLGTSLMHFLADASSTFMDRTSNPYPFAFMLASAGYLLTMLGDCIIITLTRGGTKEEKVEAERGGDSDGHRNEDDPHLHPSFLRTTSFGDTLLLILALCFHSVFEGIAIGVSDTKGSAWRNLWTISLHKIFAAIAMGIALLRMLPKRPFLTTVAYSLAFAISSPVGVGIGIAIDATTEGSTADWIYCISMGLACGVFIYVAVNHLIAKGFKPYKPSSLDTPFFKFLAVLAGVGVIAVVMIWD, encoded by the exons ATGCGAGCAAGGCAGCAATCTGTCATGGCGTCGACCACCATGAAAGCTGGACCTCGGTGGGCAATCCTGCTAGCGCTTCTCCTCCCCTTGCTGTCTTCCCAGGTCTACGGCCATGGCGGGGGCGACGACACCGACTCCGGTGATCAGCCGGTCAACCTGCGCGCTAAGGGCTTGGTCGCCGTCAAGATATGGTGCCTCGTGATCCTCCTCGTCAGCACCTTCGCCGGCGGGGTGTCGCCCTACTTCTTCCGGTGGAACGAGAGCTTCCTGCTGATGGGGACCCAGTTCGCCGGAGGCGTCTTCTTGGGCACCTCCCTCATGCACTTCCTGGCCGACGCCAGCAGCACCTTCATGGACCGCACGTCCAACCCCTACCCTTTCGCCTTCATGCTCGCCTCCGCCGGCTACCTGCTCACCATGCTCGGCGACTGCATCATCATCACGTTGACTCGGGGCGGGACGAAGGAGGAGAAAGTGGAGGCTGAGAGAGGGGGGGACTCTGACGGCCACAGGAACGAGGACGACCCCCATCTCCATCCGTCTTTCCTCAGGACCACATCCTTCGGAGACACACTGCTCCTCATCCTCGCGCTTTGTTTCCACTCTGTGTTCGAGGGGATAGCCATCGGAGTCTCAG acACAAAGGGCAGCGCATGGAGGAACCTGTGGACGATCAGTCTGCATAAGATCTTCGCCGCTATCGCCATGGGAATTGCACTGCTGAGGATGTTACCCAAGAGGCCGTTCCTGACGACGGTGGCCTACTCGCTGGCCTTCGCCATATCAAGCCCAGTGGGAGTCGGCATCGGGATCGCCATCGACGCCACGACGGAGGGATCAACGGCGGACTGGATATACTGCATCTCCATGGGTCTCGCCTGCGGCGTGTTCATCTACGTGGCCGTCAACCACCTCATAGCCAAGGgattcaagccatacaagccaagTTCCTTGGACACTCCCTTCTTCAAGTTCTTGGCGGTGCTCGCAGGGGTTGGAGTGATAGCTGTGGTGATGATTTGGGATTAA